Proteins encoded together in one Falco peregrinus isolate bFalPer1 chromosome 2, bFalPer1.pri, whole genome shotgun sequence window:
- the NPY2R gene encoding neuropeptide Y receptor type 2, whose protein sequence is MGRLEVGGEENQTDETKMELFTKLYLPRYTTPLNELALDPKPELKDSTTLVEVQIILIFAYCSIILLGVIGNSLVIHVIIKFKSMRTVTNFFIANLAVADLLVNTLCLPFTLVYTLLGEWKLGPVLCHLVPYAQALAVHVSTVTLTVIALDRHRCIVYHLESKISKRISFLIIGVAWAVSALLASPLAIFREYSLIEIIPDFKIVVCSEKWPGEGQLNYGTIYSISMLLIQYVLPLAVISYAYTCIWTKLKNHVSPGAGNDHYHHRRRKTTKMLVCVVVVFAVSWLPFHTFQLVSDIDSQVLDLKEYKLIYTVFHVIAMCSTFANPLLYGWMNNNYRTAFLMAFQCEQRLDSIHPEVSAAFKARKKLEAKRIQFPGDSFTQPTNV, encoded by the coding sequence ATGGGGCGCCTGGAAGTAGGAGGTGAAGAAAACCAGACAGATGAAACGAAGATGGAGCTGTTCACCAAGCTGTACTTGCCGAGATACACCACACCGCTCAACGAATTGGCTCTGGACCCTAAACCAGAACTGAAGGACAGCACAACGCTAGTTGAAGTGCAGATAATCCTCATCTTCGCTTACTGCTCCATCATCCTGCTGGGGGTGATCGGGAACTCCCTCGTGATCCACGTGATCATCAAGTTCAAAAGCATGCGCACAGTGACGAACTTCTTCATCGCCAACCTGGCTGTGGCTGACCTGCTGGTGAACACGTTGTGCCTGCCCTTCACTTTGGTTTACACGCTGTTGGGCGAATGGAAACTGGGCCCGGTCTTGTGCCACCTGGTGCCTTATGCCCAGGCTCTTGCCGTGCATGTGTCTACTGTTACCTTGACTGTGATCGCTTTGGATCGGCACCGCTGCATCGTCTACCACTTGGAAAGCAAAATATCTAAGCGGATCAGCTTCCTGATTATAGGAGTTGCCTGGGCAGTCAGCGCTCTGTTGGCAAGTCCTCTGGCCATCTTCCGTGAGTACTCATTGATTGAGATCATTCCTGACTTCAAGATCGTGGTCTGCTCTGAGAAGTGGCCAGGGGAGGGGCAGCTCAACTACGGCACCATCTACAGCATCTCCATGCTCCTGATCCAGTATGTGCTGCCGCTGGCAGTCATCTCCTATGCCTACACCTGTATTTGGACCAAGCTCAAGAACCACGTTAGTCCTGGGGCGGGGAATGACCACTACCACCACCGGCGGCGGAAAACCACCAAGATGCTGGTGTGTGTGGTTGTGGTGTTTGCTGTCAGCTGGCTGCCATTTCACACCTTCCAGCTAGTCAGTGACATTGACAGTCAGGTGTTAGACCTGAAAGAGTACAAACTCATCTACACAGTGTTTCATGTCATTGCCATGTGCTCGACATTTGCTAACCCCCTTCTCTATGGCTGGATGAATAACAACTACAGGACGGCCTTCCTCATGGCCTTCCAGTGTGAACAGCGGCTGGACTCCATCCACCCTGAAGTATCAGCGGCTTTCAAAGCCAGGAAGAAACTAGAAGCAAAGAGGATTCAATTCCCTGGAGACTCTTTCACACAACCTACCAATGTCTAA